Proteins from one Algicella marina genomic window:
- a CDS encoding biotin transporter BioY, with protein MTYAKDMVLQEAFGPSEGAMLWVKRVTLLVAGVIILATTAKITVPVYPSPVPISLATLSVLSLGAAYGPRLGLATILSYLAIGALGFNVFASSTAEFNGLEYIMAGSGGYLIGYAVATLALGLAARAGWDRSVLRMAGAMLIGNVIVYLIGVPWLHGFIATEGLFDQTAYSSHWAQTMAWGVTPYLIGDAIKLGIAALIFPMVWKLVGSART; from the coding sequence ATGACATACGCCAAGGACATGGTTCTACAAGAAGCCTTCGGACCTTCCGAGGGCGCGATGCTCTGGGTCAAACGAGTAACGCTGCTCGTGGCTGGTGTCATCATTCTCGCCACCACAGCCAAGATCACCGTGCCAGTGTATCCCTCGCCGGTACCTATCTCTCTGGCGACACTATCGGTTCTCAGCCTAGGCGCTGCCTATGGCCCGCGCCTCGGCTTGGCAACGATCCTGAGCTATCTTGCCATCGGTGCCCTTGGTTTCAACGTCTTCGCCAGTTCTACAGCGGAATTCAACGGCCTGGAGTACATAATGGCCGGTTCTGGCGGCTACCTTATCGGCTACGCTGTTGCCACGCTCGCGCTTGGCCTTGCGGCACGCGCCGGCTGGGATCGTTCGGTGCTTCGCATGGCTGGAGCGATGCTGATTGGCAACGTTATCGTCTACCTGATCGGAGTGCCGTGGCTTCACGGATTTATCGCCACTGAAGGTCTGTTCGATCAGACAGCCTATTCTTCCCATTGGGCGCAGACGATGGCTTGGGGTGTGACACCTTATCTGATCGGTGATGCGATCAAGCTCGGCATCGCCGCACTGATCTTCCCGATGGTGTGGAAGCTTGTCGGTTCTGCCCGCACCTGA
- the purS gene encoding phosphoribosylformylglycinamidine synthase subunit PurS, producing the protein MKARVTVTLRQGVLDPQGQAIKHALGTLGFDGVNGVRQGKLIELDLDDTSESEAEQKVTAMCEQLLANTVIESYSIEMVA; encoded by the coding sequence ATGAAGGCACGTGTAACGGTCACCTTGCGCCAGGGTGTTCTTGATCCGCAGGGTCAGGCAATCAAGCACGCGTTGGGAACACTGGGATTTGATGGTGTTAACGGAGTTCGGCAAGGAAAGCTGATAGAACTTGACCTTGATGATACATCGGAGTCCGAGGCCGAACAGAAGGTCACGGCGATGTGCGAACAGTTGCTCGCCAACACTGTCATTGAAAGCTACTCCATCGAGATGGTCGCCTGA
- a CDS encoding sensor histidine kinase has translation MQNDGRKQRLIKKKAAGSPWRVRLLVIVLFIAGAATIIFSNSFLTQRFTDTLSKQSQLTAALYSGNMISMLERQALLPLVLARDPVFISALRSQDYTNTSRRLIEFTAEISASSIDLLDLDGRVVASSDRRQIGKSLADQPYYVTSLREAGTGFTVTQSADNDRLLNFQYSRRIQDQQAPLGIIVVRVDLSQLEESWKRRGDTVVVTDSEDNIVLASYPFWRSNTLSSVLAAAPTGNTVFTAFHTPRNSAEENPYIFLNDNLLLRSEIKTGFRGWRLTYFARIDSVRSRVNGILALEIMALALLMAAGLYLGNTRLKRQSRKIAAESEQLRRLNARLSEEIEERQRVERNLEVAEQSLEQASKLAALGQMSAAVSHELNQPLAAMKTYLAGARLLLKQDRADETISSFHRIDDLIERMGAITRQLKSFARKGSDEPIEVDLRDAVDGSLAMMSPQLRGSRVEIKKILPPHPVMVSADPVRLDQIIVNLLRNAIEAVDGEPEPWIEILVTKGHMTRLTVRDNGTGLEDPDALFEPFYTTKRPGEGVGLGLAISAGIASELGGRLTARNAEPKGAIFELQMPSRSSIATKAAE, from the coding sequence ATGCAGAATGACGGTCGCAAACAACGTCTGATCAAGAAGAAAGCCGCCGGGTCGCCCTGGCGAGTGCGTCTGCTTGTCATCGTTCTTTTCATTGCCGGCGCTGCGACCATCATCTTCAGCAATTCGTTCCTGACGCAACGCTTCACCGATACGTTGAGCAAACAGAGCCAGCTCACGGCAGCGCTGTATTCCGGGAACATGATCAGTATGCTGGAGCGGCAGGCGCTGTTGCCTCTCGTACTTGCCCGGGACCCGGTGTTCATATCGGCGCTCCGCTCACAGGATTACACGAATACATCACGGCGCCTTATTGAATTTACAGCGGAAATTTCCGCGTCTTCGATCGACCTACTTGATCTTGACGGTCGAGTGGTGGCATCGAGCGACAGGCGGCAGATCGGAAAATCCCTAGCTGACCAACCCTACTATGTGACATCGCTGCGAGAGGCTGGTACCGGCTTTACTGTCACGCAAAGTGCCGACAACGATCGACTGCTAAATTTTCAATATTCGCGACGAATCCAGGACCAGCAAGCGCCGCTCGGCATAATTGTCGTCCGGGTTGATCTGAGCCAGTTGGAGGAAAGCTGGAAGCGGCGCGGTGACACCGTCGTCGTGACGGATAGTGAAGACAATATCGTACTTGCGTCTTACCCGTTCTGGCGGAGCAACACGCTCAGCAGCGTGCTGGCAGCAGCGCCAACTGGCAACACCGTATTTACCGCCTTTCATACCCCCCGGAACTCTGCGGAAGAAAATCCTTACATCTTTCTGAATGACAACTTGCTACTTCGCAGCGAGATCAAGACAGGGTTTCGTGGCTGGCGTCTGACGTACTTTGCCCGAATCGACTCCGTTCGCTCGCGCGTGAATGGCATTCTCGCACTCGAGATTATGGCACTTGCCCTCCTGATGGCGGCTGGCCTCTATCTCGGGAATACTCGCCTCAAACGACAATCCCGAAAGATCGCCGCGGAATCGGAGCAGTTGCGCCGTTTGAATGCACGTTTGTCTGAGGAGATCGAAGAAAGGCAGCGTGTCGAGCGCAATCTCGAAGTGGCGGAGCAGAGCCTGGAACAGGCGTCGAAACTGGCGGCTCTTGGCCAGATGTCAGCTGCAGTCAGCCATGAACTTAACCAGCCACTCGCCGCAATGAAGACGTACCTTGCCGGTGCTCGGCTGCTTCTGAAACAGGACCGGGCCGATGAAACCATCTCCAGCTTTCACCGGATCGACGATTTGATCGAGCGCATGGGTGCGATTACCCGGCAATTGAAGTCCTTCGCTCGCAAAGGATCCGACGAGCCCATCGAGGTAGACTTGCGAGATGCCGTCGATGGAAGCCTTGCAATGATGTCACCGCAGTTGCGCGGCTCTCGGGTCGAGATTAAGAAAATACTCCCCCCGCATCCGGTGATGGTTAGTGCCGATCCGGTGCGGTTGGACCAAATCATCGTCAACCTGTTGCGGAATGCAATTGAGGCGGTGGATGGCGAGCCGGAACCCTGGATCGAAATCCTCGTAACAAAGGGGCATATGACCCGTTTGACAGTCCGGGACAACGGAACCGGTCTGGAGGACCCAGACGCGCTTTTTGAGCCGTTCTACACCACCAAACGCCCCGGTGAGGGGGTCGGCCTCGGCCTTGCGATTTCTGCCGGCATCGCCAGTGAACTCGGAGGCCGCCTGACCGCCCGCAACGCCGAACCCAAAGGGGCAATCTTCGAACTGCAGATGCCCAGTAGATCCAGTATAGCGACCAAAGCCGCGGAGTAG
- a CDS encoding DUF6314 family protein, which produces MKVTSITDLHGSWRLRRRVRDAFAGQHATFEGSATFTRAGANWLYRETGTLSHSGGQFQASRQYLFDARPNGVAVSFDDGRPFHEFSWVAPIARHDCSPDRYHVAYRFSDWPRWSVGYCVCGPRKSYTISSEYCRP; this is translated from the coding sequence ATGAAGGTTACAAGCATCACGGACCTCCACGGGTCATGGCGGTTGCGCCGACGCGTTCGCGACGCATTCGCTGGTCAACACGCGACTTTCGAAGGTAGCGCCACGTTTACTAGAGCTGGCGCCAACTGGCTCTACCGGGAAACGGGCACTCTCAGCCATTCGGGCGGACAGTTCCAGGCAAGCCGGCAATACCTCTTCGACGCTCGTCCGAACGGCGTAGCGGTCAGTTTCGACGATGGTCGGCCCTTCCATGAGTTCTCTTGGGTGGCACCCATCGCACGCCATGACTGTTCTCCCGACCGCTACCACGTTGCCTATCGTTTCAGCGACTGGCCGCGCTGGAGCGTCGGATATTGCGTCTGTGGCCCACGAAAGAGCTACACGATATCGAGTGAGTATTGTCGACCTTGA
- a CDS encoding sigma-54-dependent transcriptional regulator — protein sequence MSEKTLVSIVDDEADMRNSIAQWLSLSGCQTETYGSAEDLLKVVRADYPGVIISDIRMPGMDGMALLRRLQSLDPALPVIMITGHGDVALAVEAMRIGAYDFIEKPFDPERLSDLVKRAASTRRLAIDNRNLRREMSDGTMLLRKLAGSSQVIERLRENILDIAQADGHVLISGETGTGKSLIAHALHACGPRKGKAFIYVNCSAHNEEDLEKLLFGPSDRVGELPAIERSNEGTLCLENFEVINPALQARLASELERANGADTTVAPRNLRLISVSTQVNSTADVPEGMREDLFFRLTALQITTPPLRERGEDILMLFNRFCSRFAEDYGCEAPELSAEEAAQLIHSRWPGNIRQLMNVAERAVLQKRRGEEGISNLLQDDDAPAILPEITVEKPLREHVEAFEKMLIDNALRRNRGAVSSVMSELALPRRTLNEKMAKYGLVRAEYL from the coding sequence ATGTCCGAGAAAACACTTGTATCAATTGTTGATGATGAAGCCGATATGCGGAACTCGATCGCACAGTGGCTCAGCTTGTCGGGTTGCCAGACGGAAACGTATGGCTCGGCCGAAGATTTGCTGAAGGTGGTCAGGGCCGACTATCCCGGTGTGATCATCAGCGATATCCGGATGCCTGGCATGGATGGGATGGCCCTTTTGCGCAGGCTCCAGAGCCTCGATCCCGCGCTTCCCGTAATAATGATTACCGGCCACGGCGATGTGGCCCTGGCTGTGGAGGCGATGCGGATCGGTGCCTACGACTTCATCGAAAAGCCGTTTGATCCGGAAAGACTTTCCGATTTGGTAAAGCGCGCGGCATCTACGCGCAGGCTAGCAATCGACAACCGGAACCTGCGGCGTGAAATGAGCGACGGAACGATGCTGCTGCGCAAACTCGCCGGCAGTTCACAGGTCATCGAGCGGCTGCGAGAAAACATTCTCGATATTGCGCAAGCGGACGGTCACGTTCTCATTTCTGGCGAAACAGGTACCGGCAAGAGTCTGATTGCACATGCTCTGCACGCCTGCGGTCCGCGAAAAGGCAAGGCTTTCATCTATGTCAACTGCTCTGCCCATAACGAGGAGGATCTTGAGAAGCTCCTGTTCGGACCGTCCGACCGGGTGGGTGAACTTCCGGCAATCGAGCGTAGCAACGAAGGCACGTTGTGTCTTGAAAACTTCGAGGTGATCAATCCGGCGCTGCAGGCACGCCTGGCCTCCGAACTCGAACGGGCCAACGGTGCCGATACCACGGTGGCCCCCCGCAACCTGCGTCTCATTTCTGTCTCGACACAGGTGAACTCAACTGCAGATGTCCCAGAGGGCATGCGTGAGGATCTGTTCTTCCGGTTGACAGCCTTGCAAATTACCACGCCGCCCTTGCGCGAGCGCGGGGAGGACATCCTGATGCTGTTCAACCGCTTTTGCTCACGTTTTGCCGAGGATTATGGTTGCGAGGCACCGGAACTCTCGGCGGAAGAGGCTGCCCAACTGATTCACTCTCGTTGGCCCGGCAACATTCGACAGTTGATGAATGTGGCCGAGCGGGCTGTCCTGCAGAAGCGCCGAGGTGAGGAAGGTATCAGCAACCTGCTTCAGGATGATGACGCCCCTGCGATCCTGCCGGAAATTACAGTTGAGAAGCCCCTAAGGGAACATGTCGAAGCGTTTGAAAAAATGCTGATCGATAACGCTCTGCGGCGCAACCGCGGGGCGGTCTCGTCGGTGATGTCGGAACTCGCACTCCCGCGACGTACGTTGAACGAGAAAATGGCCAAGTATGGTTTGGTGCGTGCCGAATACCTTTAG
- a CDS encoding DUF1476 domain-containing protein, whose amino-acid sequence MSGFDDRERAFESKYAHDAEMQFKAEARRNKLLGLWAAELLGKTGADADDYAREVIKSDFQEAGDEDVYRKLSGDLGDKASEKEIRTMMVSLLAEAKAQLVSES is encoded by the coding sequence ATGTCAGGCTTCGACGATCGGGAAAGAGCTTTCGAAAGCAAGTATGCACATGATGCAGAGATGCAATTCAAAGCCGAGGCGCGCCGCAACAAGCTTCTGGGACTTTGGGCTGCCGAACTGCTTGGCAAGACAGGGGCGGATGCAGATGACTATGCTCGAGAGGTCATCAAATCGGACTTTCAGGAAGCAGGCGACGAGGACGTGTATCGCAAGCTGAGCGGCGATCTTGGCGACAAGGCATCGGAAAAGGAAATCCGTACCATGATGGTTTCGCTACTCGCTGAAGCCAAGGCACAGCTCGTATCTGAATCCTGA
- the purB gene encoding adenylosuccinate lyase: MIPRYSRPEMVSIWSPETKFRIWYEIEAHACDAQAELGVIPKESAEAVWKAKDATFDVARIDEIEAVTKHDVIAFLTHLGEIIGPEEARFVHQGMTSSDVLDTCFNVQLVRAADLLLADMDALLEALKTRAFEHKETVCIGRSHGIHAEPVTFGLKMAQAYAEMDRNRNRLLAAREEIATCAISGAVGTFANIDPAVEVHVAAKLGLKPEPVSTQVIPRDRHAMFFAVLGVIASSIERIAVEIRHLQRTEVLEVEEYFSPGQKGSSAMPHKRNPVLTENLTGLARLVRMAVVPAMENVALWHERDISHSSVERNIGPDATVTLDFALARLTSVIAKLVVYPDNMMRNLDQFKGLVHSQRVLLALTQKGVSREDAYRLVQRNAMKVWEHGADFMEELKTDTEVMAVMTEAEIDEKFDLGYHTKNVDAIFQRVFGKS, from the coding sequence ATGATCCCCCGTTATTCACGCCCCGAGATGGTTTCGATTTGGTCGCCCGAGACGAAATTCCGCATCTGGTATGAAATCGAGGCGCATGCCTGCGACGCCCAGGCGGAACTGGGCGTGATCCCGAAAGAAAGCGCGGAGGCTGTCTGGAAGGCGAAGGATGCCACGTTCGACGTGGCGCGGATCGACGAAATCGAGGCTGTGACCAAGCATGATGTCATCGCCTTTCTCACGCATCTGGGAGAAATCATTGGGCCGGAGGAAGCCCGTTTCGTCCATCAGGGCATGACATCTTCGGACGTGCTGGACACATGCTTCAATGTCCAGTTGGTACGGGCCGCTGATCTGTTGCTTGCCGACATGGACGCTTTGCTGGAGGCGTTGAAGACACGTGCATTCGAGCACAAGGAAACCGTCTGCATCGGCCGCAGCCACGGCATCCACGCCGAGCCAGTGACCTTCGGGCTGAAGATGGCGCAGGCCTACGCAGAGATGGATCGCAACCGCAATCGATTGCTGGCGGCTCGAGAGGAGATCGCTACCTGTGCGATCTCCGGTGCCGTTGGCACTTTTGCCAACATTGACCCCGCCGTTGAAGTGCATGTCGCCGCCAAACTTGGGCTGAAACCGGAACCCGTATCCACACAAGTGATTCCGCGTGACCGGCACGCGATGTTTTTCGCCGTTCTGGGCGTCATTGCCTCTTCGATAGAGCGTATCGCAGTTGAGATACGACACCTTCAGCGAACGGAAGTTCTGGAGGTCGAGGAATACTTCTCACCTGGCCAGAAAGGCTCTTCGGCCATGCCGCACAAACGCAATCCCGTGCTGACGGAAAACCTGACAGGGCTGGCAAGACTGGTGCGCATGGCTGTCGTTCCGGCAATGGAGAATGTGGCGCTGTGGCATGAGCGGGACATTTCCCACTCATCCGTGGAACGCAATATTGGTCCGGATGCCACTGTGACATTGGATTTCGCTTTGGCACGATTGACCTCGGTCATCGCAAAGCTTGTTGTCTATCCCGACAACATGATGCGCAATCTCGATCAGTTTAAAGGGCTGGTGCACTCCCAGCGAGTGTTGCTGGCGTTGACCCAGAAAGGCGTAAGTCGAGAGGATGCCTACCGGTTGGTCCAGCGGAACGCTATGAAGGTTTGGGAACATGGGGCCGACTTCATGGAAGAACTGAAGACCGACACGGAGGTGATGGCCGTGATGACTGAAGCGGAAATCGACGAAAAATTTGACCTCGGCTACCACACGAAGAATGTCGACGCGATTTTTCAGCGTGTGTTTGGCAAATCGTAA
- a CDS encoding bifunctional lysylphosphatidylglycerol flippase/synthetase MprF — MSEVSIGRWLTNAQWSLTARRLPNFVRFLPRGLLLAAIAAFIYTALAEDLRELDWNAVRLAVEAVPSSYVLAALALTAMSYLAMARYDVVAVRTLALKIPEPTTWRAGFVATSLGQTMGFGVIIGSAVRWRFYRHEGYSAATAGMITAVVSAAFFFTLLMVTSASLLFGGTDFTEMTGLTDTNIKFLCAGVFSVGLLVFALSYLQPTLRIAGRRVALPRFQPLVRLTVLALLDVIPAAAALWILLPADVSPDFWHLLPIYAVALALALISNTPGGLGVLEFACLVAWPDVPAENIIAALILYRVIFYGIPFVFGLAFLADHETSVSVRPDRLRATRQMTVIDLLAESVRADANLYHQGDKQVFRSTCGTAAILYRDSGNARVALSDPFGEAAAWPRVIQEFLHGARSEMRMPAAYKLSAGAAQKFRRAGCRIHVTGQEAVVDPGTFSLDGSRMRELRRKVRQAEKAGVTVEFCPAGGAPFDELSHINAMWQAAKQAPVKGFSLGRFAPDYIENFPLVIARDEGRVIGFLSLWQSGDGKEWSIDLMQTGRGAPSGTMQQMIVFAINHAKEHGAYRFSLCSVQFANNQPPNSLAERIIAICWRQLSDRNGLKGLWRFKEMFRPEWEPLHLAVPHSGVPVTAALEIYRLVNDPAYDLPNTR, encoded by the coding sequence GTGAGTGAAGTTTCGATTGGACGCTGGTTGACTAATGCGCAGTGGTCTTTGACCGCCAGACGCTTGCCAAATTTTGTGCGTTTTCTACCGCGTGGTCTGCTGCTCGCCGCTATCGCCGCGTTCATCTATACCGCGCTTGCAGAAGACCTTCGCGAACTAGATTGGAACGCTGTCCGCCTTGCCGTGGAAGCCGTTCCGTCCTCCTACGTGCTTGCGGCCTTGGCTCTCACAGCGATGAGCTATCTGGCCATGGCAAGATATGACGTCGTCGCCGTGCGGACCCTCGCCCTTAAGATTCCTGAACCCACCACGTGGCGTGCAGGATTTGTTGCCACATCTTTGGGCCAGACGATGGGCTTTGGTGTCATCATTGGCAGCGCCGTTCGCTGGCGCTTCTATCGCCACGAAGGTTATTCTGCTGCCACAGCAGGAATGATCACCGCCGTCGTTTCGGCCGCATTTTTCTTCACGTTGCTGATGGTCACCTCCGCGAGCTTACTGTTCGGCGGTACCGACTTCACCGAAATGACCGGGTTGACGGACACCAATATAAAGTTTCTCTGCGCGGGAGTGTTCTCTGTTGGGTTGCTGGTTTTTGCACTCAGCTATCTTCAACCGACACTCCGTATCGCGGGACGTCGGGTAGCATTGCCGCGTTTCCAACCGCTGGTTCGTCTCACTGTCCTCGCACTGCTAGACGTCATTCCGGCGGCCGCGGCGCTCTGGATTCTGCTTCCGGCAGATGTGTCTCCTGATTTCTGGCATCTTCTACCGATATACGCCGTCGCTCTGGCCCTTGCCCTGATCTCCAACACTCCGGGTGGGCTGGGCGTGCTGGAGTTTGCCTGCCTTGTCGCGTGGCCGGATGTCCCCGCAGAAAATATTATCGCCGCATTGATCCTGTATCGCGTTATCTTCTACGGAATTCCCTTCGTTTTCGGTTTGGCTTTTCTTGCCGATCACGAGACAAGCGTGAGCGTGCGGCCGGATCGTCTGCGGGCAACCCGTCAAATGACTGTTATCGATTTGTTGGCAGAGAGCGTCCGTGCCGATGCCAACCTTTATCATCAGGGCGATAAACAGGTATTCCGTTCCACGTGTGGCACTGCTGCAATTCTCTATCGCGATAGCGGCAATGCCCGCGTAGCCCTGTCCGATCCTTTTGGCGAGGCCGCAGCATGGCCGAGAGTGATTCAGGAGTTCCTGCATGGTGCCCGAAGCGAAATGCGCATGCCCGCGGCCTACAAGCTATCTGCGGGGGCCGCACAGAAGTTTCGCCGGGCAGGCTGCCGCATACATGTCACAGGCCAGGAAGCCGTTGTCGATCCCGGCACATTTTCGCTTGATGGTTCACGAATGCGCGAATTACGCCGCAAGGTTCGTCAGGCAGAGAAGGCCGGTGTGACAGTGGAGTTCTGCCCTGCCGGTGGAGCCCCCTTTGATGAACTATCGCACATCAATGCTATGTGGCAGGCAGCCAAGCAAGCACCAGTGAAGGGTTTTTCTCTGGGCCGCTTTGCACCTGACTATATCGAAAATTTCCCGTTGGTCATCGCACGAGACGAGGGACGCGTCATAGGCTTTTTATCCCTGTGGCAGTCCGGCGACGGCAAGGAGTGGTCGATTGATCTGATGCAGACGGGGCGGGGGGCCCCAAGCGGCACAATGCAGCAGATGATCGTGTTTGCGATCAATCACGCGAAGGAACATGGGGCATACCGGTTTTCGCTGTGTTCCGTTCAATTCGCAAACAACCAACCACCCAACTCCTTAGCCGAACGTATCATTGCTATCTGCTGGCGACAACTTTCTGATCGCAACGGCCTCAAGGGGCTGTGGCGATTCAAAGAAATGTTCCGCCCCGAATGGGAACCGCTGCACTTGGCCGTTCCACATTCCGGCGTGCCGGTAACCGCCGCTTTGGAGATATACCGATTGGTGAACGATCCCGCTTACGATTTGCCAAACACACGCTGA
- the purQ gene encoding phosphoribosylformylglycinamidine synthase subunit PurQ: MRSAVIVFPGSNCDRDMAVALSNAGGRPAQMVWHKETKLPDNLDVVAIPGGFSFGDFLRCGAIAARAPIMQAVADFALRGGYVLGVCNGFQVMIEAKILPGALMRNRSLKFICKPVPLLVETTQSFFTQGYSRGQEIMLPVAHHDGNYIAPDDTLALLAKEDRIAFRYAENPNGSLNDIAGILSENRRCLGMMPHPERAVEPVHGLTGGKKLFEGLLHGMATAV; encoded by the coding sequence ATGCGGTCGGCCGTCATCGTCTTTCCAGGGTCAAATTGCGATCGGGACATGGCGGTCGCCCTGAGCAATGCCGGCGGTCGCCCGGCGCAGATGGTCTGGCACAAGGAAACCAAATTGCCGGACAATCTTGATGTAGTGGCAATTCCCGGCGGATTTTCCTTTGGGGATTTTCTTCGCTGTGGTGCCATTGCGGCTCGTGCGCCGATTATGCAGGCCGTCGCCGATTTCGCGCTTCGCGGTGGTTACGTGCTGGGGGTCTGCAACGGCTTCCAAGTGATGATCGAAGCGAAGATTCTGCCGGGAGCGTTGATGCGTAACCGTTCCCTGAAGTTCATTTGCAAACCGGTGCCTCTGTTGGTCGAAACCACGCAGAGTTTCTTCACTCAAGGTTATTCACGTGGCCAGGAAATCATGCTGCCTGTGGCCCACCATGACGGTAACTACATTGCGCCCGACGACACGTTGGCTCTCCTTGCAAAAGAAGACAGGATAGCTTTCCGTTATGCGGAGAATCCCAACGGGTCGCTCAATGACATCGCTGGAATTCTCTCTGAAAATCGCCGGTGTCTTGGTATGATGCCGCATCCGGAACGGGCAGTGGAGCCGGTTCACGGACTGACAGGCGGGAAGAAGCTCTTTGAGGGCCTCCTTCATGGTATGGCAACGGCGGTTTGA
- the purC gene encoding phosphoribosylaminoimidazolesuccinocarboxamide synthase, with translation MARRRMIYEGKAKILYEGPEPDTLIQYFKDDATAFNAQKHAVIEGKGVLNNRLSEHFMSGLNAIGVPTHFIRRLNMREQLVRMVEIIPLEVVVRNFAAGSMAKRLGIDEGTALPRPIIEFYLKDDALGDPLVTEEHVIAFGWASQQDVDDMVALALRVNDFVSGVMYGVGIRLVDFKIEIGRVFEGDFQRLIVADEISPDSCRLWDIETNQKLDKDVFRHDIGSLTDAYTEVATRLGVMPRNGNKVSGPKLVQ, from the coding sequence ATGGCACGTCGCCGCATGATTTACGAAGGTAAGGCAAAAATCCTTTATGAAGGACCGGAGCCAGATACGCTTATCCAATATTTCAAGGACGATGCGACCGCCTTCAACGCTCAGAAACATGCGGTCATTGAGGGTAAGGGCGTTCTGAACAACCGCCTGTCGGAACATTTCATGTCCGGTTTGAACGCGATCGGCGTGCCGACGCACTTCATCCGCCGTCTGAACATGCGTGAACAGTTGGTTCGGATGGTGGAGATCATTCCGCTGGAGGTGGTTGTACGCAACTTTGCTGCCGGCTCCATGGCCAAACGGCTTGGAATTGACGAGGGCACCGCCCTGCCCCGACCGATCATCGAATTCTACCTCAAAGATGACGCGCTCGGTGATCCGCTTGTGACCGAAGAGCATGTGATTGCATTTGGCTGGGCCAGTCAGCAGGATGTCGATGACATGGTGGCGCTGGCTTTACGGGTCAACGATTTCGTGTCGGGCGTAATGTATGGTGTCGGTATCCGGCTGGTGGATTTCAAGATCGAGATTGGCCGAGTTTTCGAGGGCGATTTCCAGCGACTGATCGTGGCCGACGAGATCAGCCCCGACAGTTGCCGTTTATGGGACATCGAGACGAACCAGAAACTGGACAAGGATGTTTTCCGCCACGACATCGGAAGCCTGACCGACGCCTATACCGAAGTGGCCACCCGTCTGGGTGTGATGCCGCGTAACGGTAACAAGGTTTCAGGACCGAAGCTGGTTCAATAA